The following are encoded in a window of Elusimicrobiota bacterium genomic DNA:
- a CDS encoding carboxypeptidase regulatory-like domain-containing protein, whose translation MLKKSLLFTLSMLLVTLPLTGYADVTINKLEVLDSANNTRTTFSSNEKVSFNVECFNNTDVPRIFFKFYVYDPTGMQVFSQEGNSAIGRPGLVGARLINIPLRFYTSPGNYTVKAEAVVNNIPVVFSQTSFSVYSPVIILSYPPNNAKEIVEQPIMFRWVGSGATKYRVTVDDDNSFYRYIWQSECYDTMITYPLNPTDQMQRLATGTIYWWKVEGMDNAGNIVANTSIPFNFTVKDTSGRDLAVMNLILEKGPTKDSSKISVEIKNQGGQAESDVQIDLYINGIQIIPSQRVGMINIGETKSVLFDCGVQQEGNIQAQATVNLMDDNPKNNTLSKMFVIETSIVFGKILGRVTDKTSQGQGITDARVTYNGPVNGMIVTGSGGQYKIENIPVGEYSLSAAHNDYNASNTLAVIIDASKIVHTNVDFTLDPKRMSWDDIWNTLRRKLSPSILGGLSGYKLVKIEAESEQVLQELIQKFKADKIKLVNTRVMNE comes from the coding sequence ATGCTGAAGAAAAGTCTGCTATTTACGTTATCAATGTTGTTAGTGACTCTACCGTTAACCGGTTATGCGGATGTTACTATCAATAAACTTGAGGTTCTGGACAGCGCTAATAATACCAGAACGACTTTTTCATCGAATGAAAAGGTGTCATTCAACGTTGAGTGTTTTAATAATACTGATGTTCCTAGAATATTTTTTAAGTTTTATGTGTACGACCCAACAGGAATGCAGGTGTTCAGCCAGGAAGGTAATTCTGCAATCGGACGGCCGGGTTTAGTGGGGGCAAGGCTCATTAATATTCCATTACGGTTTTATACTTCTCCAGGGAATTATACCGTAAAAGCGGAAGCGGTAGTTAATAATATTCCGGTAGTTTTCTCCCAGACTTCTTTCAGCGTGTATTCTCCAGTAATAATACTTTCGTATCCGCCAAATAACGCTAAGGAAATTGTGGAACAGCCTATAATGTTCCGCTGGGTAGGGTCCGGAGCTACAAAATACCGTGTTACCGTTGATGATGATAACAGTTTTTACCGTTATATCTGGCAGAGTGAATGTTATGATACTATGATAACTTATCCGTTGAATCCCACGGATCAGATGCAAAGATTGGCTACCGGCACTATTTATTGGTGGAAAGTTGAAGGAATGGATAATGCAGGTAATATTGTTGCTAATACGTCTATACCATTCAATTTTACGGTTAAAGACACATCCGGGCGTGACCTTGCCGTGATGAATCTCATCCTTGAGAAAGGCCCGACAAAAGATTCTTCAAAAATATCTGTTGAGATAAAAAATCAGGGTGGCCAGGCTGAATCTGATGTACAGATAGACCTCTATATAAATGGTATACAAATTATTCCCAGCCAGAGGGTGGGGATGATAAATATTGGGGAGACAAAAAGTGTTCTTTTCGATTGCGGTGTTCAGCAGGAAGGGAATATTCAGGCACAGGCTACGGTTAACCTTATGGATGATAATCCCAAAAATAATACGTTATCAAAAATGTTTGTCATAGAAACTTCAATAGTATTCGGGAAAATCCTTGGCCGTGTTACGGATAAAACATCGCAAGGACAAGGGATCACCGATGCGCGGGTTACCTACAATGGGCCGGTTAACGGTATGATTGTTACCGGTTCAGGCGGGCAGTATAAGATTGAAAATATTCCTGTTGGGGAATATAGTTTATCAGCGGCACATAATGATTATAATGCGTCAAATACGTTAGCAGTCATTATTGACGCAAGTAAGATTGTACATACCAACGTAGATTTTACACTTGACCCCAAGCGTATGAGTTGGGACGATATATGGAATACGCTCCGCAGGAAGTTATCACCATCGATACTTGGTGGGCTAAGCGGGTATAAGTTAGTAAAGATTGAAGCTGAATCAGAACAGGTATTGCAGGAACTTATTCAGAAGTTTAAGGCTGATAAGATTAAACTTGTGAATACGAGAGTAATGAATGAGTAA
- a CDS encoding FecR domain-containing protein, with protein MSNENMKKLAGIIIAVCLVTLISVPSYLYAAVSKGNIAAIATQVVGKVSVTPAKTKRPVPMRAGMFLYEGDEIKTDRLARSVITFVSGSDVKIGGDSEFKIETDEVVRGQGNLVRLRKGTVMVNAFRKGTNFKMRTPVATIAVRGTNFGATVQWGNEKSKDSDIEAKKEEWKKQLAALGETVEIDKIPETLRTISEESGIIMKELRTLSQDANTLTVYAEKLTKHAMLVSALQLKVETQLAEGQVLSSSQKSQLAGYIKAIADTRKKLQVVQSELGKKQRQVGSTQPEAPQLPQPPPPETPSSVPPTIPAGGGNECVTTVTVFEGIVQAANDYGSVDVKANEQTTIGGAKPPEPPVPTQEGDKQQWEAFKEEKKIKNSVKIAADKTSVEVGESVVLDISVMNDKGEVDKQFTGELDLNLDAANAQFSADGGKSWGAKKVAVKEGKGKLNLRSTISAKISISVSGKDIAADGLIISFNPKLAGTNVGERNKTLILEFETEDGTKKEIKLRFER; from the coding sequence ATGAGTAATGAAAATATGAAAAAACTTGCGGGAATCATTATTGCAGTATGCTTGGTAACGTTGATCTCAGTGCCTTCGTATTTATATGCTGCCGTGAGTAAAGGCAATATCGCAGCGATTGCTACGCAGGTTGTAGGGAAAGTTTCTGTTACCCCTGCAAAAACCAAACGTCCAGTTCCTATGCGTGCTGGGATGTTTTTATACGAAGGCGATGAAATTAAGACTGATAGGCTTGCACGTTCAGTGATAACTTTTGTCAGTGGTAGCGATGTAAAGATCGGTGGGGATAGCGAGTTTAAGATAGAAACAGATGAAGTTGTCCGTGGGCAGGGTAACCTGGTGAGGTTGAGAAAAGGGACGGTCATGGTGAACGCCTTCCGTAAAGGGACTAACTTTAAAATGCGTACACCGGTTGCTACCATAGCGGTCCGCGGGACAAATTTTGGTGCTACAGTTCAGTGGGGCAATGAGAAGTCAAAAGATAGTGATATAGAAGCTAAAAAAGAAGAATGGAAGAAACAGTTGGCAGCGCTGGGAGAAACAGTAGAAATTGATAAAATTCCGGAAACGTTGAGAACAATTTCGGAAGAATCCGGCATAATTATGAAAGAGTTGAGAACACTATCACAAGATGCGAATACACTTACGGTATACGCTGAAAAACTTACAAAGCATGCAATGCTGGTCAGTGCTTTACAACTGAAAGTCGAAACTCAGCTTGCGGAAGGGCAAGTTTTGTCGTCGAGTCAAAAAAGCCAACTTGCCGGCTATATAAAAGCGATTGCGGATACGAGAAAGAAACTACAAGTAGTTCAATCTGAACTAGGGAAAAAGCAAAGACAAGTTGGCTCAACACAGCCTGAAGCACCACAACTACCACAACCACCGCCACCTGAAACACCGTCATCCGTGCCGCCTACAATACCGGCTGGAGGTGGAAATGAATGCGTGACAACTGTTACCGTGTTTGAAGGTATTGTGCAAGCTGCAAATGATTATGGTTCGGTTGATGTTAAAGCTAATGAACAAACCACGATTGGCGGAGCGAAACCTCCGGAACCGCCGGTGCCTACACAAGAAGGTGATAAGCAGCAGTGGGAAGCGTTTAAGGAAGAAAAGAAAATTAAGAACAGCGTTAAAATAGCTGCGGATAAAACGTCGGTTGAAGTAGGAGAATCTGTGGTTTTGGATATCAGTGTAATGAATGATAAAGGTGAAGTTGATAAACAGTTTACCGGTGAGCTTGATTTAAACCTTGATGCTGCAAACGCACAATTCTCAGCGGATGGCGGGAAGTCGTGGGGAGCGAAGAAAGTTGCGGTAAAAGAAGGTAAAGGTAAGCTAAATTTACGTAGTACAATATCTGCAAAGATAAGTATTTCAGTTTCCGGGAAGGATATTGCAGCGGATGGGTTGATTATTTCGTTTAATCCTAAGTTAGCGGGAACTAATGTTGGAGAACGGAATAAAACGTTAATCCTGGAATTTGAAACTGAAGATGGCACGAAAAAAGAAATTAAGTTGAGGTTCGAACGGTAA